The genomic window CAGTTAGCTCAATCGAGTCTATTGTTTTTATTATATATAGTCTGGTAAATATGAACGGTAACCCCCACTAATATTCTTACAATTATATCCGTTTTGTAATAAAATGCGATTAGCTATATAACTTCTTAGTCCTTGTTGACAGTATACTAATATCTCTTTGTCTGAAGGTAATTCTTTAATTCTATCTCTTAAGCTATCCAGTGGTATATTATAAGATTTTTCTACTGTTCCTGCCTCTACTTCTGAGGTGGTACGCACATCTAAGAGAATTGCTCCTTGAGCTAACTTTTCAGCTACTTCATCCCAATAAACAATTTTAATATTATTTTTAATTATATTAGATGCTACATAACCTAACATATTTACTGGATCTTTTGCTGAAGAAAATGGAGGTGCATAAGAAAGTTCTAGTTCCTGTAAATCAGAAACTGTCATGTTGGCCCTAATAGCTGTTGCAAGAACATCTATACGCTTATCAACTCCATCATAGCCAACTATTTGTGCACCTAGTATTTTACCTTTATCAGGAGTAAATAACAATTTTAAGCTCATATCTGTTGCTCCAGGGTAATAAGTGGCACGCGAGCTAGGATGAGTATGGCATGCTATGAAATCTATTCCTAATTTTTTTAGAGTTTTTTCATTAAGACCAGTTGAGGCAACAACCATATCAAAGATCTTTACTATTGATGTTCCCTGAACTCCTTTGTATTTTATATCCTCATTAACAATATTATTAGCAACTATCCATCCTTGCCTATTAGCAGGTCCGGCTAAAGGTATGTGGGTATCATAACCTGAAACAAAGTCTTTTACTTGGATAGCATCACCAGCGGCATAAATATATGGATTTGATGTTTGCAAATACTCGTTAACCAATATTCCGCCAGTTTCTCCAATTTCTAAATTAGCATCTTTTGCTAACTTACTATTAGGTTTTACCCCCATTCCTAAAACAATAAGGTCTGTATTAATTTCTTGTTCATTTTCTAAGACCACTGTATCAATGTATTCTTGTCCCTTAAATGAAGCTACTTTACTATTTAAATATAAATTTATTCCATTGGAAATAAGGTAACGATTTACTATAGCTGCCATTTCAATATCTAAAGGTTGCATTATTTGAGGAGCAGCTTCGATAACAGACACATTTAATCCAGCAAAATGGAGCATTTCCGCCATTTCTAATCCTATAAAACCTCCACCTATAATAGTGGCATTAGAAGGATTATTATTCTGAATATAAGACTTAATAGTATCACTATCAGGTATGTCTCTTACTGTAAATACATTAGGTTTATCAATACCTGTAATAGGTGGTGTAATAGCTGAGGCACCTGGGGATAAGACTAAATAATCATATTTTTCACGATATTTTTCACCCGTGTTTAAATTTTGTACTTCTACTTCTTTAGCATCTGGTTGTATACTAACAACCTCATTAAAAACTCTAATGTCAATTTTAAATCTACGCATCATAGCGTTAGGAGTTTGAACTAATAGGCGCTTACGTTTTTCTATAACACCACCAACATAATAAGGAAGTCCACAATTAGCAAAGGATATATGTTCACCCTTTTCAAAGACAATAATTTCTGCAAATTCATCTATTCTCCTTAATCTAGCTGCAGCACTTGCTCCTGCTGCAACTCCACCAACAATTAATATTTTTTTTCCCATATTTATCCCGCCTTTTTTAAACAATTAGTAAATTTATATTAGTATAACAAATATGTATATTAATGTAATTATATCTAAATCAATATTTAATATGTTTATAAATTATTTTTATTTTAAGAATAGGTGAAGTTTATTTAGTTAAATGTTATTGTTGTTATACAATAAAAAATATAATCATAAATAATATTATATGTTTTATTAACATAAAAAAATTTTATATCAAAAAACAATATGTTTACTCATAACAAATGGAGTGCCTAATCTCCGTTAATTCGTAATAATTAATATAGTTTAATCATAATCTCAACAACTA from Candidatus Syntrophocurvum alkaliphilum includes these protein-coding regions:
- a CDS encoding CoA-disulfide reductase, giving the protein MGKKILIVGGVAAGASAAARLRRIDEFAEIIVFEKGEHISFANCGLPYYVGGVIEKRKRLLVQTPNAMMRRFKIDIRVFNEVVSIQPDAKEVEVQNLNTGEKYREKYDYLVLSPGASAITPPITGIDKPNVFTVRDIPDSDTIKSYIQNNNPSNATIIGGGFIGLEMAEMLHFAGLNVSVIEAAPQIMQPLDIEMAAIVNRYLISNGINLYLNSKVASFKGQEYIDTVVLENEQEINTDLIVLGMGVKPNSKLAKDANLEIGETGGILVNEYLQTSNPYIYAAGDAIQVKDFVSGYDTHIPLAGPANRQGWIVANNIVNEDIKYKGVQGTSIVKIFDMVVASTGLNEKTLKKLGIDFIACHTHPSSRATYYPGATDMSLKLLFTPDKGKILGAQIVGYDGVDKRIDVLATAIRANMTVSDLQELELSYAPPFSSAKDPVNMLGYVASNIIKNNIKIVYWDEVAEKLAQGAILLDVRTTSEVEAGTVEKSYNIPLDSLRDRIKELPSDKEILVYCQQGLRSYIANRILLQNGYNCKNISGGYRSYLPDYI